The following are encoded together in the Strongyloides ratti genome assembly S_ratti_ED321, chromosome : 2 genome:
- a CDS encoding Prolyl endopeptidase, with the protein MRKNLSIFDTYYGVKINDPYRYLEYLESPETLNFISQLNKISDDVFKKSPYINNIREKLNNYLNFDKCGLYLKHGDYYYYFCASRNEDIFNLYRKKTLNSKKELFIDFKKIFKDRNMTFSFGRFSQNGSIYAYVLSDEKSQLMTINFKTSKGKTLKDSISTFSYTDISFVFNNNGIIYSSYPVIFDQNSKNKSSPVYGGHSLFYHKFGTPQTEDIMIANYTTNKNYSIFGYVSTDERYLFASIITNYNSIESNNMIYYYDLINVKEKKFEKKIDMIPLFNNNDAYYQIITSNLEEVIVLTSKDAPSKKIIKVKISEAHLGKKVWKTLINEVDTRIIENAFVVGKDYLILKCLENVRSVLYIYSKHDGNLLQKLDMGLGIINSIYGSSENDELFFCFTNQIIPGIVYRGNLNELKSNGKIKLKKIFTRIPNNFIINNFSVKQIFYNTRDNKKVSMWLYYMNDMKLNGNNPVFLEAYGGFRISSTPHYHSSRTMFVKNFGGIWCIANVRGGNEYGDEWYKDGILDKKNNTFNDVIDGARYLISNKYTNPSKLAIFGASNGGMVMAVVGQRHPELFGAIIIESAVLDMLRFNFSYYGEQWKSDYGDTNVKKDFDNIISYSPLHNLKIPSKPIQWPSTLLFTTIYDYIVPSFHTLKYTATLYEILQKSLDYQTNPVIATIQMNRSEHGEGISIHNLVEDNVKIFTFLQQALNLTWIN; encoded by the exons AtgagaaaaaatttaagtatTTTTGATACATATTATGgagtaaaaattaatgatccATATAGATATTTGGAATATTTAGAAAGTCCagaaacattaaattttatatcacaacttaataaaatatcagatgacgtttttaaaaaatcgccatacataaataatataagagaaaaattaaataattatcttaattttgataaatgtggattatatttaaaacatggagattattattattatttttgtgcTTCAAGAAATGAAGACATTTT taatttgTATCGTAAAAAAACgttaaatagtaaaaaagaattatttattgattttaaaaagatatttaaagaTAGAAATATGACTTTCAGTTTTGGGAGATTTAGTCAGAATGGTTCAATATATGCTTATGTTTTAAGTGATGAAAAATCACAATTAAtgacaataaattttaaaacatcaaaaggaaaaacattaaaagatTCAATAAGTACTTTTTCATATACAGATATTTCTTTTGTCTTCAACAATAATGGAATAATATATTCTTCATATCCTGTTATTTTTGACCAAAactcaaaaaataaatcaagtCCAGTATATGGAGGTCATTCTttgttttatcataaatttgGTACTCCACAAACTGAAGATATTATGATAGCAAATTATACcacaaacaaaaattatagtatTTTTGGATATGTTTCAACTGATGAAAGATATCTTTTTGCTTCTATAATAACTAATTATAATTCAATAGAATCtaataatatgatatattattatgatttaataaatgtaaaggaaaaaaagtttgaaaaaaaaattgatatgatacctttatttaataataatgatgcttattatcaaataataactTCTAATTTAGAAGAAGTAATTGTATTAACTAGTAAAGATGCTccttcaaaaaaaattatcaaagtAAAAATTTCTGAAGCTCATTTAGGAAAAAAAGTATGgaaaacattaataaatgaaGTTGATACTAGAATTATAGAGAATGCTTTTGTTGTTggaaaagattatttaatattaaaatgtttagaaAACGTAAGAAGTGTcctttatatttattcaaaacATGATGGAAATTTACTTCAAAAACTTGATATGGGTCTTGGAATTATTAATTCTATCTATGGAAGTAGTGAAAAtgatgaattatttttttgttttactaATCAAATAATACCAGGAATTGTGTATAGAGGAAATTTAAATGAGTTAAAAAGTAATggtaaaataaagttaaaaaaaatatttacaagaatacctaacaattttataataaacaatttttctgttaaacaaattttttataatactagagataataaaaaagtttcaatGTGGTTATATTATATGAATGACATGAAATTAAATGGTAATAATCCAGTATTTCTTGAAGCGTATGGTGGTTTTCGTATTTCAAGTACTCCTCATTATCATTCATCTAGAACAatgtttgttaaaaattttggtgGTATTTGGTGTATTGCAAATGTAAGAGGTGGTAATGAATATGGTGATGAATGGTATAAAGATGGAATTTTAGACAAGAAgaataatacatttaatgATGTTATTGATGGTGCAAGATATTTAATTTCAAACAAATATACAAATCCTTCTAAATTAGCTATTTTTGGAGCTTCTAATGGTGGAATGGTAATGGCTGTGGTAGGTCAACGTCATCCAGAACTTTTTGGAGCAATAATAATTGAATCTGCTGTTCTTGATATGCTtcgttttaatttttcttattatggTGAACAATGGAAAAGTGATTATGGTGATActaatgttaaaaaagattttgataatattattagttaCTCTCCAttacataatttaaaaataccaTCAAAACCTATTCAATGGCCatcaacattattatttacaacaATTTATGATTATATTGTACCATCATTTCATACACTAAAATATACAGCTACTCTTTATGAAATTCTTCAAAAAAGTTTAGATTATCAGACAAATCCTGTTATAGCAACTATACAAATGAATCGAAGTGAACATGGTGAAGGTATTTCCATTCATAATTTAGTAGAagataatgttaaaatatttacatttctTCAACAAGCATTAAATTTAACCTGGATAAATTAg
- a CDS encoding NAD-dependent protein deacetylase sirtuin-6, producing MSLNYSESLKPYENKGEVGMDEIHDTSEVLESKIETLYQLIKNASFIVVYCGAGISTSSGIPDFRGPNGVWTLEKKGKKSCSISFLEAKPSYTHIALKKLYENGIIKFVVSQNVDGLFHRSGFPEIGLAELHGNVFVEKCDQCGRKYYRPYVIGSVGLKPTGKRCEGTLAKKPCRGKLVDFTLDWDNELPEPDFTIAKKYGRRADLSIALGTSLQIEPVGSLPLLPRRKSINGNFVTVNLQPTKYEKKASLAIHAEVDKVMKILMEKLNILVNNEYC from the coding sequence atgtCTTTAAATTATTCTGAATCTTTAAAACCTTATGAAAATAAAGGAGAGGTAGGAATGGATGAAATTCATGATACGTCAGAAGTTTTAGAATCAAAAATTGAAAcattatatcaattaattaaaaatgccTCTTTTATTGTTGTTTATTGTGGTGCAGGTATCTCAACATCATCTGGTATTCCTGATTTTCGTGGTCCAAATGGTGTATGgacattagaaaaaaaaggtaaGAAATCTTGTAGTATATCTTTTTTGGAAGCTAAACCTTCTTATACTCATATTGCATTAAAGAAGTTATATGAAAAtggtataataaaatttgtggTAAGTCAAAATGTAGATGGATTATTTCATAGATCTGGATTTCCTGAAATTGGTTTAGCAGAACTTCATGGAAATGTCTTTGTTGAAAAATGTGATCAATGTGGTCGTAAATATTATAGGCCATATGTCATTGGTAGTGTTGGTTTAAAACCAACTGGAAAACGATGTGAAGGAACTTTAGCTAAAAAACCATGTCGTGGTAAATTGGTAGATTTTACTTTAGATTGGGATAATGAATTACCAGAACCTGATTTTACTATTGCCAAAAAGTATGGAAGAAGAGCTGATTTAAGTATAGCTTTAGGAACAAGTTTACAAATTGAACCTGTTGGATCATTACCACTACTACCACGTAGAAAATCTATTAATGGAAATTTTGTAACAGTAAATCTTCAACCaacaaaatatgaaaaaaaagctTCATTAGCTATACATGCCGAAGTTGATAaagtaatgaaaattttaatggaaaaattaaatattttagttaataatgaatactgttaa